Proteins encoded within one genomic window of Aspergillus nidulans FGSC A4 chromosome VII:
- a CDS encoding cytochrome and DOMON domain-containing protein (transcript_id=CADANIAT00007979), with protein MKYSIFSAKALVLGLCSFVGAHIDTFSPGGQSDIFYSITAPRSTVSTGSGPIFFQIRAPTTLQWVALGQGTQMTGADIFVLYSSSSSNVTLSPRLGTGHVPPRYNPSAKISLLEGSGIQNGVMTANVRCDTCNYLASSPWIFAYRDGTSLDSESPEAEISIHNDFGSTNVALANAVSTMDNPFLDYDPRDPLNQPSEVGGGARSNARMLIAHGFIMSIAFVLLFPFFGLLVAIPMRGVVAKVHAPLQIFTLSSVIAGMGLGLKMGTDGDILDHAHPILGLIVVGLLILLQPAMGLLQHLHFRRTGKKSYFSVLHRWLGRLAIILGVITGGLGFKLVGIDSSPYTPKSAVIAYSVIAGVMGLVYVAVQVLRTIREGARSNRDLYGRKAAEGSTDAGTNSQDA; from the exons ATGAAGTACTCCATATTCTCTGCTAAGGCCCTCGTACTGGGACTCT GTTCTTTCGTGGGGGCCCATATCGACACATTCTCGCCCGGCGGCCAGAGCGATATTTTTTATAGCATCACAGCTCCCAGGAGCACTGTATCTACCGGCTCGGGGCCTATCTTCTTTCAGATTCGCGCTCCGACGACTTTGCAATGGGTAGCTCTTGGTCAGGGGACACAGATGACGGGTGCCGACATTTTCGTCCTATActcgtcgtcatcaagcAACGTAACTCTATCACCTCGTCTAGGGACAGGCCATGTACCACCAAGGTACAACCCTAGCGCCAAGATCTCCCTCCTTGAGGGAAGTGGCATTCAAAATGGTGTGATGACGGCGAATGTGCGCTGCGACACCTGCAACTATTTAGCCAGTTCCCCATGGATATTTGCATATAGGGACGGGACATCTCTCGACTCCGAGAGCCCAGAAGCCGAGATAAGCATCCACAATGACTTTGGTTCGACAAATGTGGCGTTGGCAAATGCCGTCTCGACCATGGACAACCCTTTCCTGGACTACGATCCAAGAGACCCCTTGAATCAGCCTAGTGAGGTAGGAGGAGGTGCGAGAAGCAACGCGCGTATGCTGATTGCTCACGGCTTTATCATGAGCATTGCATTTGTTCTTCTGTTTCCATTTTTTGGGCTGCTTGTTGCCATTCCCATGCGCGGTGTTGTCGCCAAGGTGCATGCGCCACTTCAGATATTCACTCTCTCCTCCGTTATTGCAGGGATGGGTCTGGGTCTTAAAATGGGAACGGACGGTGATATTTTGGATCATGCCCACCCAATACTCGGGCTCATTGTTGTTGGACTGCTCATTCTGCTCCAACCAGCCATgggtctgctgcagcatctgcattTTCGGCGCACAGGGAAAAAGAGTTATTTTTCCGTTCTCCATCGATGGCTTGGTCGTTTGGCTATCATCTTAGGTGTTATAACTGGTGGGCTTGGCTTTAAGTTGGTAGGTATTGACAGCAGTCCGTATACGCCTAAGAGCGCTGTTATTGCCTATTCCGTCATTGCTGGCGTTATGGGCCTTGTGTATGTGGCAGTCCAGGTGCTGAGGACCATACGAGAGGGCGCCAGAAGTAACAGAGATCTCTATGGACGTAAGGCGGCTGAAGGCTCGACGGACGCCGGGACTAACAGCCAGGATGCATGA
- the pgxB gene encoding protein pgxB (transcript_id=CADANIAT00007978), with protein sequence MRLHFLPLVALCATTASSLAFDSSTSQPPGAQVYSVNDAAGLKRIGAHHPKYHDRRTVTIRSSHNDTDDVSADFLWGIRRANHGGRLLLKKGQKYVIGRKLDLSFLDNVEVQLDGELKFTDDVPYWQENNFYYDFQKSISFWRWGGHDVRIFGRGTLNGNGQRWYNEFAGQEILDPDNTYYRPILFVAENATRLSVEGITELNSPCWTNFLVNSKDISFDNVFINAYSTNASAEPKNTDGFDSLNVNGLSVTNTRVDIGDDCFSPKPNTTNIFVQNLWCNNTHGVSMGSIGQYPGVLDIIEHAYIENVTLLNGENGARLKAWAGEDVGYGRINNITYKNIHVENTDYPIVLDQCYFNIPADECASYPSQVNVTNIVFENVYGTSSGAEGNVVAELICSPNAICEDIKLKGINLTTPEGEKGVVVCDGISGGVGVECQSSE encoded by the exons ATGAGATTGCACTTTCTACCACTTGTCGCGCTCTGCGCGACTACCGCCAGCAGCCTTGCTTTCGATTCTTCTACCAGCCAGCCACCAGGCGCCCAAGTATACTCTGTCAACGATGCAGCCGGGCTCAAAAGGATCGGCGCCCATCATCCAAAATATCATGATAGGCGGACGGTGACGATCCGCTCTTCGCATAATGATACGGATGACGTGTCGGCTGATTTCCTCTGGGGAATTCGTCGCGCGAACCATGGCGGTAGATTGCTTCTAAAGAAGGGGCAGAAGTATGTCATTGGAAGGAAGCTTGATCTATCTTTTTTAGATAATGTTGAGGTGCAGTTGGACGGCGAGTTGAAG TTCACTGACGACGTGCCGTACTGGCAAGAGAATAACTTTTACTACGATTTCCAGAAATCGATCTCATTCTGGCGATGGGGAGGGCACGATGTCCGCATCTTTGGAAGGGGAACGCTGAATGGAAACGGGCAGCGGTGGTATAACGAGTTTGCCGGGCAGGAGATCTTG GACCCTGACAACACATACTACCGGCCTATCCTCTTCGTAGCAGAGAACGCAACCCGTCTCTCGGTTGAAGGCATCACGGAGCTCAACTCGCCGTGCTGGACAAATTTCCTCGTAAATAGCAAAGATATCTCGTTCGATAACGTTTTCATCAATGCCTATTCCACAAATGCGTCG GCCGAACCAAAAAACACAGATGGATTCGACTCACTTAACGTCAATGGACTGTCCGTGACTAATACCCGTGTCGATATTGGAGACGACTGCTTCTCGCCGAAACCTAACACTACCAACATCTTTGTGCAGAATCTGTGGTGCAATAACACTCACGGCGTCTCCATGGGAAGTATAGGGCAATACCCGGGTGTTCTAGACATTATTGAGCACGCGTATATTGAAAACGTCACACTTCTTAATGGCGAG AACGGCGCCCGTCTCAAAGCATGGGCCGGCGAGGACGTCGGCTACGGCCGCATCAATAACATCACATACAAGAACATCCATGTTGAAAacactgattaccccatcGTCCTAGACCAGTGCTACTTCAACATTCCGGCGGACGAGTGCGCGAGCTACCCGTCACAAGTCAACGTCACGAACATCGTCTTTGAGAATGTGTACGGAACGTCGTCTGGGGCCGAAGGGAACGTCGTTGCTGAACTCATTTGTTCACCCAATGCGATCTGTGAGGATATCAAGCTGAAGGGCATTAATCTCACGACGCCCGAGGGAGAAAAGGGGGTCGTTGTTTGTGATGGGATTTCTGGAGGCGTTGGAGTTGAATGTCAGTCTTCAGAGTAA
- a CDS encoding uncharacterized protein (transcript_id=CADANIAT00007981), which yields MSYYNALIRTHHITSRKKVSALKRAADSLNVFALLRSGGCPGIMYIEAKDKDAVESWVSVVRNLRYKDFQLVSRPACVVIEEDFMKVEGKQKNDAQRRGKAFLDAGLEEVESVKEFGDLMAQRGVWQWWRKRMGYVRGD from the coding sequence ATGTCATACTACAACGCTCTCATACGCACTCATCACATCACCTCTCGAAAAAAGGTCTCCGCCCTAAAACGCGCCGCCGACTCTCTTAACGTTTTTGCTCTCCTCCGCTCCGGCGGCTGCCCGGGAATAATGTACATCGAGGCAAAGGACAAGGACGCTGTCGAGTCGTGGGTTAGCGTGGTTCGAAATCTGCGGTATAAGGACTTTCAGCTTGTGAGTCGGCCGGCTTGCGTGGTAATTGAGGAGGATTTTATGAAGGTGGAGGGGAAACAGAAGAACGATGcccaaagaagaggaaaggcgTTCTTAGATGCTgggctggaggaggtggagagTGTCAAAGAGTTTGGGGACTTGATGGCGCAGAGGGGGGTTTGGcagtggtggaggaagaggatggggtATGTTCGCGGAGATTGA
- a CDS encoding uncharacterized protein (transcript_id=CADANIAT00007980), whose product MTVRESQKPDNGQLAVVFETPWWSPQLRRLSFCILSLIFFSSSNGFDGSLVNGLQSLDSWMGFMGQPSGALVSTIFAAWCSNRYGRKQCVWIGIAFILAGSILGAAAPNDTVYIVSRAVIGVSSGMVSNAPPLLLNEIAYPAHRSISSCLFMIGYYFGAVISSWVTFATRTYASSWSWRLPTLLQMLCPLVAIPGFLLTPESPRWLIGQNRVEEARKVLADLHASGDLTAPLVIKEIHEIQEAISTERESAASSSYSDMITTPGNRHRLLITVTLGIFSQWSGNGVVSYYLAMVLDTVGVTATKDQLLISGCLQIWNLIFGTIGAVLVERAGRRPLFLTSAGVMLVSYIIITGLSGSFASTGSAPMGTAVIPFIFIYFAGYDIALTPLLVAYPCEIWPFALRSRGLSVAWFSAIGALIFNTFVNPIALSAIGWRYYFVFVAILICYGLTSWFVYPETKGYNLESISHIFDGNHQPGHDSEKATSSEDCIEKVPESREVERV is encoded by the exons ATGACTGTACGGGAATCCCAGAAACCCGACAATGGGCAGCTGGCGGTCGTTTTTGAGACCCCATGGTGGAGTCCCCAATTGCGTCGTCTCAGTTTCTGCATAttgtccttgatcttctttt CTTCTTCAAATGGCTTTGACGGCTCTTTGGTCAATGGTCTCCAGTCATTAGACAGCTGGATGGGCTTTATGGGACAGCCGTCTG GCGCACTGGTCTCAACCATCTTTGCTGCCTGGTGCAGTAACAGGTATGGTCGAAAGCAGTGCGTTTGGATAGGCATTGCTTTTATCCTCGCTGGTTCAATTCTGGGCGCCGCTGCTCCCAACGACACTGTCTACATAGTCTCCCGCGCTGTCATCGGCGTGAGCTCTGGGATGGTTAGCAATGCGCCTCCTCTGTTACTGAATGAGATTGCCTACCCCGCCCATCGGAGTATATCATCTTGTCTGTTCATGATTGGATACTACTTTGGGGCCGTCATTTCTTCTTGGGTTACGTTTGCAACTCGCACATACGCCTCCTCATGGTCATGGAGGCTGCCTACTCTCCTGCAGATGCTCTGCCCTCTGGTTGCTATTCCTGGGTTTCTTCTTACTCCTGAGAGCCCTCGGTGGCTGATTGGGCAGAACCGCGTGGAGGAAGCCCGTAAGGTGCTTGCGGATTTGCACGCAAGCGGTGACCTTACCGCACCCTTGGTCATAAAAGAAATTCATGAGATTCAAGAGGCGATTTCTACGGAGAGAGAATCTGCTGCGTCATCAAGTTATTCGGACATGATCACGACGCCCGGGAACCGTCATCGTCTCTTGATAACTGTGACGCTTGGTATCTTCTCTCAGTGGTCTGGCAACGGTGTTGTATCCTACTATCTGGCCATGGTGCTGGATACTGTCGGTGTAACGGCGACAAAAGACCAGCTACTTATATCCGGATGTCTCCAGATCTGGAACCTTATATTCGGCACCATTGGCGCCGTACTGGTCGAGCGGGCTGGTAGGCGTCCTTTGTTCCTGACATCCGCAGGTGTAATGCTTGTCAGTTATATTATCATTACCGGGCTCTCGGGTTCATTTGCATCCACTGGCTCCGCGCCGATGGGGACAGCAGTAATCCCGTTTATCTTCATTTACTTTGCAGGTTACGATATAGCTTT AACCCCTTTGTTGGTCGCATACCCCTGTGAGATCTGGCCGTTCGCACTTCGATCCCGTGGTCTGAGTGTCGCCTGGTTCTCAGCAATCGGAGCATTGATTTTTAACACTTTCGTTAACCCCATCGCGCTGTCAGCTATCGGGTGGAGGTACTATTTCGTGTTTGTTGCTATCCTCATTTGCTACGGTCTCACGTCATGGTTCGTTTACCCTGAGACAAAAGGGTATAATCTAGAAAGTATATCCCATATTTTCGATGGCAATCACCAGCCTGGCCATGATTCGGAAAAGGCCACTTCATCTGAAGACTGTATTGAGAAGGTTCCCGAATCTCGTGAAGTGGAGCGCGTATAA